In Rubrivirga marina, the following are encoded in one genomic region:
- a CDS encoding PQQ-binding-like beta-propeller repeat protein, whose product MRRSPHTLRLGGPTGGLASALCALLLAGCLDAESRPGDPAAYADQHRTWEDYGGGPDMSRFVETSALTPETVGDLEVAWSYQTGDENVYQFNPLVVDTTMYVLAKDNSLVALDARTGEEIWIHAHLRGIARRGINYWESADGTDRRLLFQMNDYLQAIDATTGQSILSFGTDGVVDLKEGLDRDPTTISRVQSGTPGKVFENLILLGSSPGESYLSAPGHIRAYDVVTGERVWTFRTIPQPGDVGYDTWPEDAYRYAGGVNTWGEISVDAERGIAFVPTGSPTYDYYGADRHGANLFGNSLLALDARTGERLWHFQLVHHDLWDYDPAAAPQLVTIRNDGREIDAVAVAGKTGFLYVFDRVTGEPVWPIEERPVPPSDVPGEQAWPTQPFPTVVPPFARQSMGVSDLSPYLMDDAERARWTAKLDSLERDGRMGLFTPLSHQYETLALPGAVGGASWGNTAANPEAGTVYVISIDWPSFYPKLERQEAEPEASSARPVPARWRGPELFATNCQACHGADQAGTPVGPSLLGVERRLGLADFQQVVRAGRGEMPAFGHLSEEEVTALYQFLGGSRDGAVVRPPEGNVVATGGAPAGLAARPVSRAGGRLGPPYPEGIEAPAARYTIGGWGLGHAYVLAPPWATLTAYDLNTGTITWQRALGLDRDAAAEGATDTGVPQAQRNGMIVTSTGVVFATAKDGRVYAFSAETGDELWSAALPTGTEGMPTYYEIDGRPYLAVVATTPLQFGREGSEGGSGPTGPSAPGSYVVFSLPTAP is encoded by the coding sequence ATGCGCCGCTCCCCCCACACGCTCCGCCTCGGCGGCCCGACGGGCGGGCTCGCCTCCGCCCTCTGCGCCCTCCTGCTGGCGGGCTGCCTCGATGCCGAGTCGCGCCCCGGCGACCCCGCGGCGTACGCCGACCAGCACCGGACGTGGGAGGACTACGGCGGCGGCCCCGACATGTCGCGGTTCGTCGAGACGTCGGCTCTGACGCCTGAGACTGTTGGCGACCTGGAGGTCGCGTGGAGCTACCAGACGGGCGACGAGAACGTCTACCAGTTCAACCCGCTCGTGGTCGACACGACCATGTACGTGCTGGCGAAGGACAACTCGCTCGTGGCGCTCGACGCGCGGACGGGCGAGGAGATCTGGATCCACGCCCACCTCCGCGGCATCGCGCGCCGCGGGATCAACTACTGGGAGAGCGCCGACGGGACCGACCGGCGGCTGCTGTTCCAGATGAACGACTACCTCCAGGCCATCGACGCCACGACCGGCCAGTCGATCCTGAGCTTCGGGACGGACGGTGTGGTCGACCTCAAGGAAGGCCTCGACCGCGACCCGACGACCATCTCGCGCGTCCAGTCGGGGACGCCGGGGAAGGTGTTCGAGAACCTGATCCTCCTCGGGTCGTCGCCCGGCGAGAGCTACCTCTCGGCGCCGGGCCACATCCGGGCCTACGACGTCGTCACCGGCGAGCGCGTCTGGACATTCCGCACGATCCCGCAGCCGGGCGACGTCGGCTACGACACGTGGCCGGAGGACGCCTACCGCTACGCCGGCGGCGTCAACACGTGGGGCGAGATCTCGGTCGACGCCGAGCGCGGCATCGCCTTCGTCCCGACCGGCTCGCCGACGTACGACTACTACGGGGCCGACCGGCACGGCGCGAACCTGTTCGGCAACTCGCTGCTGGCACTCGACGCGCGGACCGGCGAGCGGCTGTGGCACTTCCAGCTCGTCCACCACGACCTCTGGGACTACGACCCGGCCGCCGCGCCCCAACTCGTCACGATCCGGAACGACGGGCGAGAGATCGACGCCGTCGCGGTCGCGGGCAAGACGGGCTTCCTCTACGTGTTCGACCGGGTGACGGGCGAGCCCGTGTGGCCCATCGAGGAGCGGCCGGTGCCCCCCAGCGACGTGCCCGGCGAGCAGGCGTGGCCCACGCAGCCGTTCCCGACGGTCGTCCCGCCCTTCGCCCGCCAGTCGATGGGCGTCTCGGACCTTTCGCCGTACCTCATGGACGACGCCGAGCGGGCGCGGTGGACGGCCAAGCTCGACTCGCTCGAACGCGACGGACGGATGGGCCTGTTCACGCCGCTCTCCCACCAGTACGAAACCCTCGCGCTGCCGGGCGCCGTCGGTGGGGCGAGCTGGGGCAACACGGCCGCGAACCCCGAGGCCGGCACCGTCTACGTCATCAGCATCGACTGGCCGTCGTTCTATCCGAAGCTCGAACGCCAGGAGGCCGAGCCCGAGGCCTCGAGCGCGCGCCCGGTGCCGGCCCGGTGGCGTGGGCCCGAGCTGTTCGCCACGAACTGCCAGGCCTGCCACGGCGCTGACCAGGCCGGGACGCCCGTCGGCCCCTCCCTCCTCGGCGTCGAGCGGCGGCTCGGCCTCGCCGACTTCCAGCAGGTCGTCCGTGCGGGGCGCGGCGAGATGCCCGCGTTCGGCCACCTGTCGGAGGAGGAGGTCACGGCGCTCTACCAGTTCCTCGGCGGGTCGCGCGACGGCGCGGTCGTCCGCCCGCCGGAGGGCAACGTGGTGGCGACGGGCGGCGCGCCCGCCGGGCTGGCGGCGCGTCCGGTCAGCCGGGCCGGCGGGCGCCTCGGCCCGCCGTACCCCGAGGGCATCGAAGCACCCGCGGCGCGCTACACCATCGGCGGCTGGGGGCTCGGGCACGCCTACGTCCTCGCGCCGCCGTGGGCCACGCTCACGGCCTACGACCTCAACACGGGCACGATCACGTGGCAGCGCGCGCTGGGGCTCGACCGCGACGCCGCCGCCGAGGGCGCGACCGACACGGGCGTCCCGCAGGCCCAGCGGAACGGCATGATCGTGACCTCGACCGGCGTCGTGTTCGCGACGGCCAAGGACGGCCGGGTCTACGCCTTCAGCGCCGAGACCGGCGACGAGCTGTGGTCGGCCGCCCTCCCGACCGGCACCGAGGGCATGCCGACGTACTACGAGATCGACGGCCGGCCGTACCTCGCCGTCGTCGCCACCACGCCGCTCCAGTTCGGGCGCGAGGGGAGCGAGGGCGGCAGCGGCCCCACGGGCCCCAGCGCGCCCGGCAGCTACGTGGTTTTCTCACTCCCGACGGCACCGTGA
- a CDS encoding sugar phosphate isomerase/epimerase family protein: MTLSRRAFLKSSAALAAVAGCAPGLAASGGASADPMDRIALTTVTFRFRFAQTRPADYAGTDPLMTLPEFPAYVRDRFGVRNVELWSQHVDSTEAGHLAEIRRAVERAGSRVVNLQMDQPYNLASSDEDERQASVDLVSEWVDVARAVGSPSIRANAGTGTIETAVRSLRQVADYADRQGVRLLTENHGGISTDLGVLLQILDALDGDARAVADFGNFPDGTDRFDALARLIPYTDLISAKTLLFDDGGEHMSFDFDRCVRTAEAAGFQGIYSGEQWDPSTDPLDAEAIAEWMVAHLRTSLLAARG; this comes from the coding sequence GTGACGCTCTCCCGCCGCGCCTTCCTGAAGTCGTCCGCCGCCCTCGCTGCCGTCGCCGGCTGCGCCCCGGGCCTGGCCGCCTCGGGCGGCGCCTCGGCCGACCCGATGGACCGGATCGCGCTCACGACGGTCACGTTCCGCTTCCGTTTCGCGCAGACCCGCCCGGCCGACTACGCCGGGACCGATCCGTTGATGACGCTCCCGGAGTTTCCGGCCTACGTCCGCGACCGGTTCGGCGTCCGCAATGTGGAGCTGTGGAGCCAGCATGTCGACTCGACCGAGGCGGGCCACCTCGCCGAGATCCGCCGGGCCGTCGAGCGGGCCGGGTCGCGCGTGGTCAACCTCCAGATGGACCAGCCCTACAATCTGGCCTCATCCGACGAGGACGAGCGGCAGGCGAGCGTGGACCTGGTGAGCGAGTGGGTCGACGTGGCACGCGCCGTCGGGTCGCCGTCGATCCGCGCGAACGCCGGGACCGGGACGATCGAGACGGCCGTCCGCTCGCTCCGCCAGGTCGCCGACTACGCCGACCGCCAGGGCGTCCGGCTCCTCACCGAGAACCACGGCGGCATCTCGACCGACCTCGGCGTGCTCCTCCAGATCCTCGACGCGCTCGACGGCGACGCCCGCGCGGTCGCCGACTTCGGCAACTTTCCGGACGGGACCGACCGCTTCGACGCGCTCGCGCGGCTCATTCCGTACACCGACCTCATCTCGGCCAAAACGCTTCTCTTCGACGACGGCGGCGAGCACATGTCGTTCGACTTCGACCGCTGCGTCCGGACGGCCGAGGCGGCGGGGTTCCAGGGGATCTACTCCGGCGAGCAGTGGGACCCGTCGACGGACCCGCTCGACGCCGAGGCCATCGCGGAGTGGATGGTCGCCCACCTCCGCACGAGCCTCCTCGCCGCACGGGGTTAG
- a CDS encoding glycoside hydrolase family 95 protein, whose product MTRLLFATLLAAVPLAAQPADGRLSLWAAEPASEWVEAYPVGNGRLGAMTFGGTAEERVQFNEDTVWNGFPHGYERPGAHEALGDIRRLLFEGKKQEASDLAAVRFMSAPLRQRSYQSFGDLQIAMPGVDAEAVTDYHRELDLDEAIVRTTFRVGDVTYTREVFASFPDDVLVIRTEADRPGHVSLSVAPTSLHGTRSYRVVGPGEIAMEGIVEDGVIRFEARLLVTAEGGEVAVSDTVATVTGADAATIVLAGATTFVRYDDVTGDPIARNDTTVAAVRGTPYDALRQRHLADHRSLFRRVSLDLGPARTDLPTVDRIAQYRENDDPGLAALLFQYGRYLLIASSRPGSQPANLQGIWNESNEPAWNSKYTVNVNTEMNYWLAEPANLAELSEPLFSLIEDLSETGRAVAREHYAAPGWVVHHNTDLWRGAAPIDGPFWGLWPTGGAWLTQHLWWRYEYGGDEAFLRETAYPILRDAARFFVATLVEDPETGHLISGPSVSPENRGVVMGPTMDHQLIRDLFSRTIRSAEILGVDPALRDTLQTMRGRIAPNQIGRLGQLQEWLQDTDDPDDAHRHVSHLWGLHPGAEITRWDTPELFDAARRSLELRGDDGTGWSKAWKVNFWARLHDGDRAHRLLSNLLTLTRSTGYRGTGGVYPNLFDAHPPFQIDGNFGATAGIVEMLMQSHAGEVHLLPALPGAWPSGEVRGLKARGGLTVDIAWEDGRLREATIRSERGGPVRVRLGDEVRQLDPEAGVPVTIRP is encoded by the coding sequence GTGACTCGTCTCCTGTTCGCCACGCTCCTCGCGGCCGTCCCGCTGGCGGCGCAGCCCGCCGACGGACGGCTGTCGCTGTGGGCCGCCGAGCCCGCGTCGGAGTGGGTCGAGGCCTACCCCGTCGGCAACGGCCGCCTCGGGGCCATGACGTTCGGGGGCACGGCCGAGGAGCGGGTCCAGTTCAACGAGGACACGGTCTGGAACGGGTTCCCGCACGGGTACGAGCGGCCGGGCGCCCACGAGGCGCTGGGCGACATCCGCCGGCTCCTGTTCGAAGGGAAGAAGCAGGAGGCGTCGGACCTCGCGGCGGTCCGGTTCATGAGCGCCCCGCTCCGGCAGCGGTCGTACCAGTCGTTCGGCGACCTCCAGATCGCCATGCCCGGCGTCGACGCGGAGGCGGTCACCGATTACCACCGCGAGCTGGACCTCGACGAGGCCATCGTGCGAACGACCTTCCGCGTCGGCGACGTGACCTACACCCGCGAGGTGTTCGCCAGCTTCCCTGACGACGTCCTCGTGATCCGCACCGAGGCGGACCGACCCGGCCACGTCTCGTTATCCGTCGCCCCGACGAGCCTCCACGGCACGCGCTCGTACCGCGTGGTCGGGCCGGGCGAGATCGCGATGGAGGGGATCGTGGAGGACGGCGTGATCCGCTTCGAGGCCCGGCTGCTGGTGACGGCCGAGGGCGGCGAGGTGGCCGTCTCCGACACGGTCGCGACCGTGACCGGCGCCGACGCCGCGACGATCGTCCTCGCCGGCGCCACCACCTTCGTCCGCTACGACGACGTCACGGGCGACCCGATCGCCCGCAACGACACCACCGTCGCCGCCGTCCGGGGCACGCCGTACGACGCGCTCCGCCAGCGCCACCTCGCCGACCACCGGTCCCTGTTCCGCCGCGTCTCTCTCGACCTCGGCCCCGCGCGGACCGACCTCCCGACGGTCGACCGGATCGCCCAGTACCGCGAGAACGACGACCCCGGGCTGGCGGCGTTGCTGTTCCAGTACGGCCGCTACCTCCTCATCGCGTCGAGCCGGCCCGGCAGCCAACCGGCCAACCTCCAGGGCATCTGGAACGAGAGCAACGAGCCGGCCTGGAATAGCAAGTACACCGTCAACGTCAACACGGAGATGAACTACTGGCTGGCCGAGCCCGCGAACCTCGCGGAGCTCAGCGAGCCGCTGTTCTCGCTGATCGAGGACCTGTCAGAAACGGGCCGGGCGGTCGCCCGCGAGCACTACGCGGCGCCGGGCTGGGTCGTCCACCACAACACGGACCTCTGGCGCGGGGCGGCGCCCATCGACGGCCCGTTCTGGGGCCTCTGGCCGACCGGCGGCGCGTGGCTCACGCAGCACCTCTGGTGGCGCTACGAGTACGGCGGCGACGAGGCGTTCCTCCGCGAGACGGCCTACCCGATCCTGCGCGACGCCGCGCGGTTCTTCGTCGCCACGCTCGTCGAAGACCCCGAAACAGGCCATCTGATCTCCGGCCCGTCTGTCTCACCGGAGAACCGGGGCGTGGTCATGGGGCCGACGATGGACCACCAGCTCATCCGCGACCTCTTTTCGAGGACGATCCGCTCGGCCGAGATCCTCGGCGTCGACCCCGCGCTCCGGGACACCCTGCAAACGATGCGCGGCCGGATCGCGCCGAACCAGATCGGCCGCCTCGGGCAGCTTCAGGAGTGGCTACAGGACACGGACGACCCGGACGACGCCCACCGGCACGTCTCGCACCTGTGGGGCCTCCACCCGGGCGCCGAGATCACGCGCTGGGACACGCCCGAGCTGTTCGACGCCGCCCGCCGGTCGCTCGAGCTCCGCGGCGACGACGGGACGGGCTGGTCGAAGGCGTGGAAGGTCAACTTCTGGGCCCGACTCCACGACGGCGACCGCGCCCACCGGCTCCTCTCGAACCTCCTCACGCTCACGCGGTCGACGGGCTACCGGGGCACGGGCGGCGTCTACCCGAACCTCTTCGACGCGCACCCGCCGTTCCAGATCGACGGCAACTTCGGCGCGACGGCCGGCATCGTCGAGATGCTGATGCAGAGCCACGCCGGCGAGGTCCACCTGCTCCCCGCGCTCCCGGGGGCGTGGCCGTCGGGCGAGGTCCGCGGCCTGAAGGCCCGAGGCGGCCTGACCGTCGACATCGCGTGGGAGGACGGCCGGCTCCGCGAGGCGACGATTCGGTCCGAGCGCGGCGGTCCCGTCCGCGTCCGCCTCGGCGACGAGGTCCGCCAACTCGACCCCGAGGCGGGCGTGCCGGTGACGATCCGGCCCTAA
- a CDS encoding glycoside hydrolase family 3 C-terminal domain-containing protein, whose product MTTVSGHSVRALMLALALVATASAQPYRDPDLAEDARVDDLLSRLALEEKTDLMSNATPGVPRLGLPRYDWWSEALHGVANAGHATVFPQAIGLAAMWDAPLHEEIAGVIGIEGRAKFNGYKGTPLEGQIFRGLTFWSPNINIFRDPRWGRGQETYGEDPYLTSRLGVAFIRGLQGDHPDYLLAAAGAKHFAVHSGPEPLRHDFDASPSERDLYETYLPAFEAAVREADVEIVMPAYNAVYGVPASISPLLYGLLDEWGFDGHTTSDCGSVGDLHQTYRVAADGAEANALALKAGMNVRCGGESGNLREAVRRGLVTEAEIDAGLAPLLRTMVRLGFFDPEEQVPFNAIAPSLNDAPEHGQLALQAARESLVLLKNDGVLPLDPSQLNRVAVIGPSATSVPVLVGNYNGVPSAPVTVLDGLRAALEPAGVEVTYAHGVEYADRSQEVRPIAFGWFHGEYFDNPDLAGEPAATRTERPLNFDVGSRERYGALPPGVPERGASALWNGHLVTTLDGDYELVVKGRGGFRLWIDGEAVIDSWTAPAGQEGEMREVRVTTRLPDNAELPLRLEYTQGDGPLAVSFEWNTPPPASGVDEALALAEAADAVVYVGGISAQLEGEQMPVDYAGFDGGDRLAIELPALQQDLLEALVATGKPVVFVSLSGSAVAMPWADENVDAILQAWYPGQAGGTAVADVLTGRYNPAGRLPVTFYRSTADLPPFEDYDMAGRTYRYFEGDPLYAFGHGLSYTTFDYANLRASAPTLEDSITVSVDVTNTGAVTGDEVVQLYVAVPASAVARPVKELRGFRRITLAPGETQTVTFPLTAREVAYWDPEADAWAVEPGRVEVQVGAASDDVRQRLTVDVAD is encoded by the coding sequence ATGACCACCGTTTCTGGCCACTCCGTGCGAGCGCTGATGCTTGCCCTCGCGCTTGTCGCGACCGCCAGCGCGCAGCCGTACCGCGATCCTGATCTCGCCGAAGACGCTCGCGTCGACGACCTCCTCTCGCGGTTGGCGCTGGAGGAGAAGACGGACCTGATGAGCAACGCGACGCCCGGCGTCCCGCGGCTCGGCCTCCCCAGGTACGACTGGTGGAGCGAGGCCCTCCACGGCGTCGCGAACGCGGGCCACGCGACCGTCTTCCCCCAGGCCATCGGGCTCGCGGCGATGTGGGACGCGCCGCTGCACGAGGAGATCGCCGGCGTGATCGGGATCGAGGGGCGCGCGAAGTTCAACGGCTACAAGGGCACGCCGCTCGAGGGGCAGATCTTCCGCGGGCTCACGTTCTGGTCGCCCAACATCAACATCTTTCGGGACCCGCGGTGGGGGCGCGGGCAGGAGACGTACGGCGAGGACCCGTACCTGACGTCCCGCCTCGGCGTCGCCTTTATCCGTGGGCTCCAGGGCGACCACCCGGACTACCTGCTGGCGGCGGCCGGTGCGAAGCACTTCGCCGTCCACAGCGGCCCCGAGCCGCTCCGGCACGACTTCGACGCGTCGCCGTCGGAGCGGGACCTCTACGAGACGTACCTCCCGGCGTTCGAGGCCGCCGTGCGCGAGGCCGACGTCGAGATCGTGATGCCGGCCTACAACGCGGTCTACGGCGTCCCGGCCTCGATCAGCCCGCTCCTCTACGGGTTGCTGGACGAATGGGGCTTCGACGGCCACACGACGTCCGACTGCGGCTCCGTCGGCGACCTCCATCAGACGTACCGGGTGGCCGCCGACGGCGCCGAGGCGAACGCCCTCGCGCTCAAGGCCGGCATGAACGTCCGCTGCGGCGGGGAGTCGGGGAACCTGCGCGAGGCCGTGCGCCGTGGGCTCGTCACGGAGGCGGAGATCGACGCCGGGCTGGCGCCGCTCCTCCGCACGATGGTGCGCCTCGGGTTCTTCGACCCGGAGGAGCAGGTGCCGTTCAACGCCATCGCCCCCTCCCTGAACGACGCGCCTGAGCACGGCCAGTTGGCACTCCAGGCCGCCCGCGAGTCCCTCGTGCTGCTGAAAAACGACGGCGTCCTCCCGCTCGACCCGTCGCAGTTGAACCGCGTCGCGGTCATCGGGCCGAGCGCGACGTCGGTGCCGGTCCTCGTCGGCAACTACAACGGCGTCCCGTCGGCGCCCGTCACCGTGCTCGATGGGCTCCGGGCGGCGCTGGAGCCGGCCGGCGTCGAGGTGACCTACGCGCACGGCGTCGAGTACGCCGATCGCTCGCAGGAGGTGCGGCCGATCGCCTTCGGCTGGTTCCACGGCGAGTACTTCGACAACCCGGACCTCGCGGGTGAGCCGGCGGCGACGCGGACCGAGCGGCCGCTCAACTTCGACGTCGGCTCGCGCGAGCGGTACGGCGCGCTTCCGCCGGGCGTCCCCGAGCGCGGCGCCTCGGCGCTGTGGAACGGCCACCTCGTGACGACGCTCGACGGCGACTACGAGCTCGTCGTGAAAGGCCGCGGCGGGTTCCGGCTGTGGATCGACGGCGAGGCCGTCATCGACTCGTGGACGGCGCCGGCCGGCCAAGAGGGCGAGATGCGGGAGGTCCGCGTCACGACGCGGCTGCCGGACAACGCCGAGCTCCCGCTCCGCCTCGAGTACACCCAGGGCGACGGGCCGCTGGCGGTCTCGTTCGAGTGGAACACGCCGCCGCCCGCCTCGGGCGTCGACGAGGCCCTCGCGCTCGCCGAGGCGGCCGACGCCGTCGTCTACGTCGGCGGGATCTCGGCCCAGCTCGAGGGCGAGCAGATGCCGGTCGACTACGCGGGCTTCGACGGCGGCGACCGGCTGGCGATCGAGCTCCCGGCGCTCCAGCAGGACCTGCTCGAAGCGCTCGTGGCGACCGGAAAGCCGGTCGTGTTCGTGAGCCTCTCCGGCAGCGCCGTCGCCATGCCGTGGGCCGACGAGAACGTCGACGCGATCCTCCAGGCGTGGTACCCGGGCCAGGCCGGCGGCACGGCCGTCGCCGACGTGCTCACGGGCCGCTACAACCCGGCCGGGCGGCTCCCCGTCACGTTCTACCGCTCGACCGCCGACCTCCCGCCGTTCGAGGACTACGACATGGCGGGGCGGACGTACCGCTACTTCGAGGGCGACCCGCTCTACGCCTTCGGCCACGGCCTGAGCTACACGACGTTCGACTACGCGAACCTCCGCGCCAGTGCGCCCACGCTCGAAGACTCGATCACGGTCTCGGTCGACGTGACGAACACGGGCGCGGTCACGGGCGACGAGGTCGTCCAGCTCTACGTGGCCGTCCCCGCCTCGGCGGTCGCGCGGCCGGTCAAAGAGCTCCGCGGCTTCCGGCGGATCACGCTCGCGCCGGGCGAGACGCAGACCGTCACGTTCCCCCTCACCGCTCGTGAAGTGGCCTACTGGGACCCCGAGGCGGACGCGTGGGCGGTCGAGCCGGGCCGCGTCGAGGTCCAGGTCGGCGCGGCCTCGGACGACGTCCGCCAGCGGTTGACCGTCGACGTCGCCGACTGA
- a CDS encoding glycoside hydrolase family 127 protein: MWTPRLAAFALAGLTLVASVRAQEGPVEAFPLTHVRLLDGPFQRAQDLDRQYLLAMEPDRLLAPYLREAGLEPKAEPYGNWESTGLDGHIGGHYLSALAFMVASTGDTGLRERLDYMVSELKRAQDAIGTGYLAGLPDGQAMWAEVAAGDIRETNFGLNDRWVPLYNIHKTYAGLRDAYVHGGVEAARPLFVALADWALALVGGLSDAEVQQMLVSEHGGLNEVFADAAALTGDDRYLGLADRFSHRAILDPLEANEDRLTGLHANTQIPKVIGFQRVADVARQHGVAGYDGWAAAAAFFWNTVVGERTIAIGGNSVAEHFHPADDFSSMVTEPEGVETCNTYNMLRLTKLLFESDPQARYLDYYERALYNHILGSQHPETGGLVYFTPMRPSHYRVYSQPDLAMWCCVGSGIENHAKYGEMIYAHRGDDLFVNLFIPSTLDWAERGVRLRLDTRFPDAEEVTIAVEAGGHFALNLRRPAWTEGAMRVAVNGESVDLGGSPERSRGAEAGGFVRVERVWAAGDRVTVTLPMTTRLEALPDGSSHYAVLHGPVVLAAKTDPFEGERLEYKADGSRMGHVAQGALCPPTAAPVFVGDTDAFLAGLEPVAGEPLTFRAPDGLRGTDETLTLIPFFRLHDSRYVIYWPQATEAEYQARLDSIAAAAREQELLDARTVDQVTPGQQQPEVEHNFAGEGTESGYFRGGYWRHASGWFSYEFADPEAEAAVLRVTYSGGDSGRTFDILINDVRIETVTSTGHPDAFFHVDYPIPDEARRSDGVLVTRFQAHPGSMAGGVFDVRILEAD; the protein is encoded by the coding sequence ATGTGGACGCCCCGTCTCGCCGCCTTCGCCCTCGCGGGCCTCACCCTCGTCGCCTCGGTGCGTGCGCAGGAGGGGCCCGTCGAGGCGTTCCCGCTCACCCACGTTCGCCTGCTCGACGGTCCGTTCCAGCGGGCCCAGGACCTCGACCGGCAGTACCTCCTGGCGATGGAGCCCGACCGGCTCCTCGCGCCGTACCTCCGCGAAGCCGGACTGGAGCCGAAGGCGGAGCCGTACGGCAACTGGGAGTCGACCGGCCTCGACGGCCACATCGGGGGCCACTACCTCAGCGCGCTCGCGTTCATGGTGGCCTCCACCGGTGATACGGGGTTGCGAGAGCGGCTGGACTACATGGTCTCGGAGCTGAAACGGGCGCAGGACGCGATCGGGACCGGGTACCTCGCGGGGTTGCCGGACGGCCAGGCGATGTGGGCCGAGGTCGCGGCCGGCGACATCCGTGAGACCAACTTCGGGCTGAACGACCGGTGGGTCCCGCTCTATAACATCCACAAGACGTACGCCGGGCTTCGCGACGCGTACGTCCACGGCGGCGTCGAGGCGGCCCGGCCCCTATTCGTCGCCCTCGCTGACTGGGCGCTCGCGCTCGTCGGCGGCCTGAGCGACGCCGAGGTCCAGCAGATGCTCGTCTCCGAGCACGGCGGGCTGAACGAGGTGTTCGCCGACGCGGCCGCGCTGACCGGCGACGACCGGTACCTCGGCCTCGCCGACCGCTTCTCGCACCGCGCGATCCTCGACCCGCTGGAGGCGAACGAGGACCGCCTCACGGGCCTCCACGCGAACACACAGATCCCGAAGGTCATCGGCTTCCAGCGCGTCGCCGACGTGGCCCGCCAGCACGGCGTCGCGGGCTACGACGGCTGGGCCGCCGCGGCGGCCTTCTTCTGGAACACGGTCGTGGGCGAGCGGACGATCGCCATCGGAGGGAACAGCGTGGCCGAGCACTTCCACCCGGCCGACGACTTCTCGTCGATGGTGACCGAGCCGGAGGGCGTCGAGACGTGCAACACGTACAACATGCTCCGGCTGACGAAGCTGCTGTTCGAGTCGGACCCCCAGGCCCGGTACCTCGACTACTACGAGCGGGCGCTGTACAACCACATCCTCGGCTCGCAGCACCCGGAGACGGGCGGCCTCGTCTACTTCACGCCGATGCGGCCCAGCCACTACCGCGTCTACTCGCAGCCCGACCTCGCGATGTGGTGCTGCGTGGGCTCGGGCATCGAGAACCACGCGAAGTACGGCGAGATGATCTACGCCCACCGCGGCGACGACCTCTTCGTCAACCTGTTCATCCCCTCGACGCTGGACTGGGCCGAGCGCGGGGTGCGGCTCCGCCTCGACACGCGCTTCCCGGACGCCGAGGAGGTGACGATCGCGGTCGAGGCGGGCGGCCACTTCGCCCTGAACCTCCGTCGGCCGGCGTGGACCGAGGGTGCGATGCGCGTCGCCGTCAACGGCGAGTCGGTCGACCTCGGCGGGTCCCCTGAGCGGAGCCGAGGGGCCGAGGCGGGCGGGTTCGTCCGCGTCGAGCGCGTGTGGGCGGCGGGCGACCGGGTCACGGTCACGCTCCCGATGACCACGCGGCTGGAGGCGCTGCCCGATGGGTCGAGCCACTACGCGGTGCTCCACGGGCCCGTCGTGTTGGCGGCCAAGACCGACCCGTTCGAGGGCGAGCGGCTCGAGTACAAGGCCGATGGCTCCCGGATGGGCCACGTCGCGCAGGGCGCCCTCTGCCCGCCGACGGCCGCCCCCGTGTTCGTCGGCGACACGGACGCGTTCCTCGCGGGCCTCGAGCCGGTCGCGGGCGAGCCGCTCACGTTCCGCGCGCCCGATGGCCTCCGCGGGACCGACGAGACCCTCACGCTCATCCCGTTCTTCCGGCTCCACGACTCGCGCTACGTGATCTACTGGCCGCAGGCGACGGAGGCCGAGTACCAGGCCCGCCTCGACTCGATCGCCGCGGCGGCGCGCGAGCAAGAGCTGCTGGACGCGCGGACGGTCGACCAGGTGACGCCGGGCCAGCAGCAGCCGGAGGTCGAGCACAACTTCGCGGGCGAAGGGACCGAGTCGGGCTACTTCCGAGGCGGCTACTGGCGCCACGCCTCAGGCTGGTTCAGCTACGAGTTCGCCGACCCCGAGGCCGAGGCGGCCGTCCTCCGCGTGACCTACTCCGGCGGCGACAGCGGCCGGACGTTCGACATCCTCATCAACGACGTCCGGATCGAGACGGTGACCTCGACGGGCCACCCCGACGCCTTCTTCCACGTCGACTACCCAATCCCGGACGAGGCGCGGCGGAGCGACGGCGTCCTCGTGACGCGCTTCCAAGCCCACCCTGGCTCGATGGCCGGCGGTGTGTTCGACGTCCGAATCCTCGAAGCCGACTAG